A window of Fodinibius salinus contains these coding sequences:
- a CDS encoding RrF2 family transcriptional regulator produces MIFSKSCVYGLRAMIYLASISREDYVSIKGLSEKLDISFHFLTKILQQLTAADLLESMKGPKGGVRLSKPGSEITLKEVVEAIDGPAIFTECVLGLPGCGSEKPCPMHDMWQNTRDGINEVFMSTSLKDMSKEGKKKDLRITPDGKFIWG; encoded by the coding sequence ATGATCTTCTCCAAATCATGTGTGTATGGCCTACGGGCGATGATCTATCTCGCGTCGATATCGAGAGAAGATTATGTATCGATCAAAGGATTGAGTGAAAAGCTTGATATCTCATTCCATTTTTTAACGAAGATATTGCAGCAATTAACGGCGGCGGATCTCTTGGAGTCGATGAAAGGCCCCAAAGGCGGGGTGAGGCTGTCAAAGCCCGGTAGTGAAATTACGTTGAAAGAGGTTGTTGAAGCTATTGACGGCCCGGCAATTTTTACCGAGTGTGTCCTGGGGTTACCTGGTTGTGGTAGTGAAAAACCGTGTCCAATGCACGACATGTGGCAAAATACACGGGATGGAATTAATGAAGTATTTATGAGTACCAGTTTGAAGGATATGTCAAAGGAAGGGAAAAAGAAGGATTTACGAATTACACCTGACGGAAAATTTATTTGGGGTTGA
- a CDS encoding c-type cytochrome, producing the protein MNTQISKITGLIVLTMALLIGCGKSSDSEKDSTDSEEEKQELTDFEMTNGIGPVDEEITIEEIDTELAKEGMRVFDMKCGACHKLDKRYVGPPLGGVMNARTPAYVMNMILNPEEMLKKHPVAKSVGSEYPTRMTNQQLTREKARAVVEYLAQESQ; encoded by the coding sequence ATGAATACTCAAATATCAAAAATTACTGGATTGATAGTATTAACAATGGCACTGCTAATAGGCTGTGGCAAGAGTTCGGATAGCGAAAAGGATAGCACGGATTCTGAGGAAGAAAAGCAGGAGCTTACCGATTTTGAAATGACAAATGGTATTGGTCCGGTTGACGAAGAAATTACGATTGAGGAAATCGATACCGAACTAGCCAAAGAAGGGATGCGAGTTTTTGATATGAAGTGCGGTGCTTGTCATAAGTTGGACAAGCGCTATGTAGGGCCTCCATTAGGGGGCGTTATGAATGCACGTACGCCGGCTTATGTCATGAATATGATTCTAAATCCGGAAGAAATGCTTAAAAAGCATCCTGTCGCTAAATCGGTCGGGTCTGAATACCCCACCCGAATGACGAATCAACAATTGACCAGAGAAAAAGCACGCGCTGTGGTAGAATATTTGGCACAAGAATCACAATAA